The Desulfovibrio subterraneus nucleotide sequence GGCATTATCCTCTCCCCCCGTTTCATCATGTTTTTGGACGGATGATTCCGACGAATCCTGATGCATGACAACCACCCTGTTTCTCCCGCCTGCTTTGGCTGCATAAAGCGCCTTATCCGCCAGAGCATAAATGGCATCCGGCCATACGTTCCTGCCCTCGCGGGAAGACACGCCGAATGATGCGGTTATCTGGACGGTCTGTTCTCCAGCCAATTTGATGGGAGTTTGCTGTATGGTCAAACGCATACGCTCCGCCACAATCCGTCCGCCTTCCGCATCGGTATCCGGCAGCAGAACGGCGAATTCCTCTCCCCCGACACGCGCAACCATATCGGAATCACGCGCAACACTTTTCAGCATTCCGGCGAACTCCCGGAGCACAACATCTCCCATCTGGTGTCCGTACGTATCGTTGACACGCTTGAAGTGGTCTATATCCGCAATCACAAGGCAGATCGGCGTGCGCTGACGGACACTGCGAGCTATTTCCTGTCTGAAGCGGTGCTGAAAATAACGGGGATTACAAAGGCCGGTGAGGGAGTCGATATAGCTGAGTTCGGCAAAGCGCTGCTCGTGCCTGCCGACAATGTAGCCGAATACGGCGAAAACACAGATGGTACCCAGCCCCATGTATCCATAAAGCCAGAGCCAATAATACGGGGCAGCCGCATCCAGTTCAAGCAAAGCGGAAAGACAGAGCCAGCCAAACGGCGCACCGATGCCCAGCACACATCCCTGAAGCAGCCTTTTCAGACGCGTTCTCGAAATGCCGAAAAAATCCCTTAGAGTATCGATTCCGGCCATCAGAAAACGCATCGCTCCTCCATTCCGCAGGATTCATCAAGACACCTTAACGCATATAGGATCGCGCCACCTTGAACACATCATCATACTCCAGACGCATTGCTATGGCGATGCTCATCTCAGTGGACATGAGCATTTTCTTTTGCGTTTCGGCAAGAACCACAGACTTGTGCTCCTTAAGCCATTTTCTGACGAAGGGTGCGTCAAAACCGTCTATGACCATGGACAACCCTTCGCGGAAGTAGCGTGATGAAACATAGGAAAGAAGCGGTTGGCAGCCCGTCTTGCTTTCATGGCGGGACAACAGCACATAGAAAAGCAAGGTCACAATGAGTTTGTCGTCCTGCGACTTGTGCCCCACATCGAAAAAGCGCTCCTGCCCTGCCTGATGTTCCGGCACCAGCTTGAGCAGTTCCTGCGACAGCGCCTTGGCCTTGTCTTCGGTGATAGGGGGAACGGGAAACTGCGCAAGCAGTTTGGCAAGCGTTCTGTGCGGATTTTCGCCGGTTGCCACGTCCAGAATGGCAATACGCATGAGATTGAAACGGCGGGCATACTCGCTGAGCTGCGTTTCCATCTTGGCATGAGCCAGCAAGCGTACCCGTTCATCGGAGTACCCGCAAAATCCGATATCAAGCAGATGCCGGACAAAAGGTTCCGTCGTATAGCGGGCTTCTTCCTCCAGCGCTTTGAAATTGCGCTTACTGCCCACCAGCTTTTTCAATGAAAGCCAATAGGCCGCAACGCCCTCCAGAGGCAGCTCCAGAATATCAAAATCATTCTGCAATTCAGACATAGGCAGGCACCAACCCCCGAAAGACAATACGAGTCTTATCCTGTATTCTTAATAGAATACAGAACCACTGGCGCATTGGCAAGCCGGAGCTGGATTTACTACAGCGAAATAACCGAGTTATCCGCCATGGCGAACGGGCAGAATTCAAACCTGTCCGCATCGGCATCGTTGTACCATTGGCCCCCGCAGTGGTAGCGGAACCGGTAATCCTTACCTGCTTCCAATTCAACCAGAACTGTAAATGAACCATCCTTGCCCTTTTTCATAGGGCAGGCTTTTTCATCCCAACTGTTGAAATCGCCGACAACGAATACTTCGTCGCACCCGTTCACCTCGTCCTTCGCCAGCTGGAACTTAACCTTGCACACCGGACGGCTTTTCAGAAACTGCTTGTTCAAAGACATATTCTTCTCCTCGCGGACAGAGACTTTATAAATAGGTTAAGGCCACCATACACCAGCTCGGAATACGTTTCCATGCCGAACCCATTATTTTTCCATTTCGGAGAAAACTCTGTAAACGGGGATGGATAACACCCCGGAGAGAAGAAAAGAAGAGAAGAAAAGAAAACGACCTGATCTGCAAAAGAACAGGCCGGACAGGGGGATGGAGAAACACAAAATGCGCCGGAAGGCGCATCAGGATGACAGAAAACTCAAACAAAACCAAGCTACTGGAAAAAGACCAGAAAAGACCAGCCTACCACCGGCAAGCTGTTAGGCGGCACCGCACTTGCCGCCCGGCGAGACACTGGTCCCCGCTCTCGCGGAGGACCCGACAATGACTGATGGGGCTACTGATTCGCAGCCTTGAGCGTCTGTTCCAGCGACTGCAGAAACTCTTCGCTTCTGCCGGAACCATCCAGCCCACAAAGCCCCTTCACAGCCGTCATGAGCAGGTCAAGCTGCACGGTGACATCGAAAAGCCCGTTGTTGATACGGCACATTTCGCCATCCACCTGCAGCAGATATACGCGACGATCCTTGTTCACACCGTCACTGGTGACGATGGAATACACCTGCTGGTTCTGATCGGTCACATACAACCGTTGACGGGTCATTACGCCGGTCTCTTCATCATAGTATGAGCTCTCGGAGTACAATCTGCCCCTGAACGTAATGTCGGCCCCGACATCATTCAGCAGGGTTACTTCCTCCATCACGGCTTTAGCCTGTTCATTGCTCATACCCGTTCCTCCTGTACTTAGGTGGGTAGTGTTAGCTGCTCCGGCCCCTTGGGTTTCTTCGGCTTTTCCGGCACCGGTTCCGGTTCCGGCTCCGGCTCGATCATTTGCTCCGCCTTTTCAAACAGAGCGCCGCCGCCCATGGAACTCCAAAACGCTTCCAAATCGGCTCGTGAAACACGATACCCTCTTCCCAGCTTGGCAGCCCGCAGCGTCCCATCCTTGATGGCTCTGCGGATGGTCTCCTTGTGGCAGCTCAACAAATCGGCCGCCTCACCCAATGTGTACGTCTGTTTGGTCATTGTTGCGCAGTAACCCTTGTCAAATCAGCCTTGGCACGAGCAGCAACACAATGAGGATCACACGACTGGGGGATATGTCCTCTCAACTCACCAAGCTATGGTTATCAGATGCTACACAGAGCCATTACCACCTGAAATCAACTATTGTCAACAATGCGCCCATAAACCTTGTTTGCATGCAATAATCAACTATAATCAACACTGGGCAACACCTGACCACATTTCTATCACTTCAGAACTGTTCAGACCCTTCCAGACTCTGCCAACCACGGTCAGACCAAATCAGGACATATCACCGACATATCTGACACACTCAGGCCCACAAGCACCTCCCGAGTGCCATGACAACACGGAATGGCCCGCTGCATTGCACCACAGCGTATTGATGCTCATCTGCATATAGCCTGCTGCATCCATGTGCTTTTCTGATGCACCAAGCTTATTTGAGCTAGCAGAGCCCACAAAAAAAGCCCCGCCATCAAGGCGGGGCCACAACTCACATGACTGATCGGAAAAACAGAATCTACCTGCCCGGAGGCACCAGCCTGAACACCTGAACGCACCCCAGCAGGGAACCGTCCGCACTGCGCAACGGCGTGACCGTATTATAAAATTCCGGACCTTCAGGCACAAAACGAATCCAACCGCTATGCACCTTGCCGTCCGCCACAAAACGGGTAAAGGGGCAATCTCCTGAACAATGGGAGCCGGTACCCGCAAACGGAAACTTGTGCGGGTCTATTGCACCGTCTTCACTTCCCACATGCCGGAAAAAAGCCTTGTTGGCAGCCAGCACCGACCTGTCGCGCCCCATGATGACCACCATATCGGGGATGGCGTCTATTGTGCTTCGCAGCACCTGCAGCTCGGCAGCAGCGGCGTCTCCCAGTCCACGGGTCTGAACAAGTACGGAATGATAACGGCCTGTTCCCCCATGCATACCGCTTGTACATTGGACAAATTCCAGAGCATCCAGAAACGCTCCGTCCCGCCTGCGCAGGCGGACCGCATACGGCCTGGATTCGGAAGAACTGTGCATCCGCGAACAAATCATGCTTCTGTGATCTGCCGCTTCATACAGACTGTCGGCTTCGGTAACGGCCTCATGCATCTGGCGGGAAGATTCAAAGCCGAGCATACGGGCCAAGGCCGAGTTGCATTCCAGTATGCTCCCCTGCGAGTCAGCAACATACATACCCGCAGGAGAATCGTGAAAAAAACTCTTGTAGCGGGCAGCCTGCTCCCGCAGGCTGAGACTCATGGCCTGGTGGTGCTGCAGAATGCTCAGGTTTACGCGCAACTCGTCTGCACTGACCGGCTTCTTGATTAGCCCCAGGCCTCCGCTTTCCACCACCTGTTCCAGCAGGGCCTTGTCGGATGTGCCGGTGATGAACAGTATCGGTATGGCCAGCTCCCTCACGATAACACGAGCAGCCTCTACTCCCGACATCTCATCGCTGAGAAAAATGTCCATGAGCACCGCATCGGGCATCATGGATCTCGCGGCCTCGACAGCACTGGCACCGCTGCTCGAAACACCGCAAACAACGTGCCCTTCAGCCTCCAGCAGCACCTTGATCAGTGTTGCGCTCAGCTTATCATCTTCCGCAATGAGAATGCGCAGGGATTGCATATGCGTACCCCTTGGCGATCGGATTATGCCGCCGCCAGCTGCGCGAGATTCATGGGCAGACGCACTGTGAAGCGTGTTCCCGCAGTCTCGCTTGTCGTAAAAAACACATCACCTTTCAGGTAGTTGGTGGCGAGCAATTTTATGCTGTATGTTCCAAGCCCCCTGCCTACTCCCTTGGTGGAAAAAGATCGCTGAAAAATCGCCGAACGGGATTCTGCAGGTATGACCGAAGCGTTCCAGACATGGAAAAGAAGTTCCCTCTCTCCCACGGAATATCCGAGGCGGATTTCCCCGCCACGCGGTGTTGCTTCAAGGGCGTTCTTCACCAGATTGGCCAGCACCCGCTTGAGCAAGGTGGGGTCAGAGATGAAAGCCACGTCACAGAGAGATTCTTCAACGCTTATGCGCCTGCCCTCGCCCACCTCATGCGAGGCATAGAGTTCACAGACGGTCCGCAGCACCTCGCCCGGCCGCAGAGATTGCGGGTCCACACTGAGTTCTTCATTCTCTGCCGCCAGCAGAACGCGCTGGGCCATAATCTCATCCACAAGTTCACTGGAAAACTTGTGAAGCAGCAGCGTTTCGTCCTTGAGCTTGAGGGGGACTTCTTCAAGCACCATACGGGCAAGATTGCGCAATCCGCCAGCGGTATTGAGGATATCGTGAAAAAAGATGCGTTCGAGCGCTCTGCGGCGCTTTTCGTGACTCATGTCGGTGATGGCGAAAGTGACATACCGCTCCCCTTCCAGAAAAACAGGGCTGCCCACCACCTTGAGATCATAGGCATAGATGGCGTCACCCTTGCGCTGGGTGAGGCGGCATTCATCCTCAGTTCTTCCGTTGCCCAGAGCACACATGATGACCTTCACCGCGCCGCAGTTGCGGCAGAACTCGGAAGTGCCGCATCCGCCGGGGACGCAACCGGCATGTTCACAACTGAACAGCTC carries:
- a CDS encoding GGDEF domain-containing protein, translated to MRFLMAGIDTLRDFFGISRTRLKRLLQGCVLGIGAPFGWLCLSALLELDAAAPYYWLWLYGYMGLGTICVFAVFGYIVGRHEQRFAELSYIDSLTGLCNPRYFQHRFRQEIARSVRQRTPICLVIADIDHFKRVNDTYGHQMGDVVLREFAGMLKSVARDSDMVARVGGEEFAVLLPDTDAEGGRIVAERMRLTIQQTPIKLAGEQTVQITASFGVSSREGRNVWPDAIYALADKALYAAKAGGRNRVVVMHQDSSESSVQKHDETGGEDNAAF
- a CDS encoding isoamylase early set domain-containing protein, yielding MSLNKQFLKSRPVCKVKFQLAKDEVNGCDEVFVVGDFNSWDEKACPMKKGKDGSFTVLVELEAGKDYRFRYHCGGQWYNDADADRFEFCPFAMADNSVISL
- a CDS encoding helix-turn-helix domain-containing protein, with amino-acid sequence MTKQTYTLGEAADLLSCHKETIRRAIKDGTLRAAKLGRGYRVSRADLEAFWSSMGGGALFEKAEQMIEPEPEPEPVPEKPKKPKGPEQLTLPT
- a CDS encoding response regulator, whose product is MQSLRILIAEDDKLSATLIKVLLEAEGHVVCGVSSSGASAVEAARSMMPDAVLMDIFLSDEMSGVEAARVIVRELAIPILFITGTSDKALLEQVVESGGLGLIKKPVSADELRVNLSILQHHQAMSLSLREQAARYKSFFHDSPAGMYVADSQGSILECNSALARMLGFESSRQMHEAVTEADSLYEAADHRSMICSRMHSSSESRPYAVRLRRRDGAFLDALEFVQCTSGMHGGTGRYHSVLVQTRGLGDAAAAELQVLRSTIDAIPDMVVIMGRDRSVLAANKAFFRHVGSEDGAIDPHKFPFAGTGSHCSGDCPFTRFVADGKVHSGWIRFVPEGPEFYNTVTPLRSADGSLLGCVQVFRLVPPGR
- a CDS encoding ATP-binding protein, whose protein sequence is MTTVLPTRFAPAERAESDVLLKQASMFKGNPLVSLLDSVTDLIMILNSYRQIVYANRNLLHLLDMQDAREIIGMRPGELFSCEHAGCVPGGCGTSEFCRNCGAVKVIMCALGNGRTEDECRLTQRKGDAIYAYDLKVVGSPVFLEGERYVTFAITDMSHEKRRRALERIFFHDILNTAGGLRNLARMVLEEVPLKLKDETLLLHKFSSELVDEIMAQRVLLAAENEELSVDPQSLRPGEVLRTVCELYASHEVGEGRRISVEESLCDVAFISDPTLLKRVLANLVKNALEATPRGGEIRLGYSVGERELLFHVWNASVIPAESRSAIFQRSFSTKGVGRGLGTYSIKLLATNYLKGDVFFTTSETAGTRFTVRLPMNLAQLAAA